A single Mixta calida DNA region contains:
- the dadX gene encoding catabolic alanine racemase DadX, with protein sequence MSRPIVATIHSAALRQNLAIVRQAAPHSRVWSVVKANGYGHGIDRIWQHLADTDGFALLNLEEAILLRERGWKKPILLLEGFFHRDELELLDRYRLTTSVHSNWQIKAIAEAQLSAPLDIYVKVNTGMNRLGFLPEQVHNVWRKLRALDNVGEMTLMTHFAEAEREEGIVEPMKQVERAAEGLNCPRSLSNSAATLWHPEAHFDWVRPGIVLYGASPSGQWQDIAGTGLKPAMTLTSDIIGVQPLKAGAGVGYGYRYHAQAEQRIGVVACGYADGYPRHAPTGTPVMVDGVRTHTLGAVSMDMLMVDLTPCPQAGIGSKVELWGDQIKIDEVASSAGTVGYELMCALAPRVPVDVQ encoded by the coding sequence ATGTCACGTCCAATTGTCGCAACCATACATAGTGCTGCGTTGCGGCAAAACCTGGCGATTGTTCGCCAGGCCGCGCCCCATTCCCGCGTCTGGTCCGTTGTAAAAGCTAACGGCTACGGCCACGGCATCGATCGTATCTGGCAACATCTTGCCGATACCGATGGGTTTGCCCTGCTGAACCTTGAAGAAGCGATTCTGCTGCGCGAGCGCGGCTGGAAAAAACCGATCCTGCTGCTGGAAGGCTTTTTTCACCGCGATGAGCTGGAACTGCTGGATCGCTATCGTCTGACCACCAGCGTTCACAGCAACTGGCAGATTAAGGCGATCGCCGAGGCGCAGCTGAGCGCGCCGCTGGATATTTATGTGAAGGTGAACACCGGTATGAACCGGCTGGGTTTTCTGCCGGAGCAGGTGCATAACGTATGGCGAAAGCTGCGCGCGCTGGACAATGTCGGCGAAATGACGCTCATGACCCATTTCGCCGAGGCGGAAAGAGAAGAGGGCATTGTCGAGCCAATGAAGCAGGTCGAACGGGCGGCAGAAGGGCTGAACTGCCCGCGCTCGTTATCTAATTCGGCGGCGACGCTCTGGCATCCCGAAGCGCACTTTGACTGGGTGCGCCCCGGCATTGTGCTGTACGGCGCGTCGCCAAGTGGTCAGTGGCAGGATATCGCCGGCACCGGCCTGAAACCGGCGATGACCCTGACCAGCGATATTATCGGCGTTCAGCCGCTGAAGGCGGGCGCGGGCGTCGGTTACGGCTATCGTTATCATGCTCAGGCGGAGCAGCGCATCGGCGTCGTCGCCTGCGGCTACGCCGATGGTTATCCGCGCCATGCGCCTACCGGCACGCCGGTGATGGTGGACGGCGTGCGTACGCACACGCTGGGCGCGGTATCGATGGATATGCTAATGGTCGATTTGACGCCCTGTCCGCAGGCGGGCATTGGATCGAAGGTCGAACTGTGGGGCGATCAGATCAAAATTGACGAGGTGGCCAGCAGCGCCGGCACCGTTGGCTATGAGCTGATGTGCGCGCTCGCGCCGCGGGTGCCGGTTGACGTGCAATAA
- a CDS encoding D-amino acid dehydrogenase: MRVVILGSGVVGVASAWYLAQAGHEVTVVDRQPGPAQETSAANAGQISPGYAAPWAAPGVPLKAMKWMFQRHAPLAIRLDGSRFQLEWMWQMLRNCDIRHYQENKSRMVRIAEYSRDCIKALREQTGIGYEGRQGGTLQLFRTAQQYESASKDIAVLKEAGVPYELLEAQQLSRVEPALAATCHKLTGGLRLPNDETGDCQLFTQRLAEMAAQAGVTFRFNTAVDRLLREGNRIAGVKCGNEVLTADSYVVAFGSWSTALLKDIVSIPVYPLKGYSLTIPLRDEAGAPVSTVLDETYKVAITRFDQRIRVGGMAEIVGFNTRLLPARRETLEMVVRDLYPNGGHIEQASFWTGLRPMTPDGTPIVGATPLKNLYLNTGHGTLGWTMACGSGQLLSDIISGKKPAIAADDLSVLRYLPGFSPVTHQQLHNANVTR; this comes from the coding sequence CAGCGCATGGTATCTGGCGCAGGCAGGCCATGAAGTCACGGTCGTCGATCGTCAGCCTGGGCCGGCGCAGGAAACCAGCGCCGCCAACGCCGGGCAGATCTCGCCGGGTTACGCGGCGCCCTGGGCGGCGCCGGGCGTGCCGCTGAAGGCCATGAAGTGGATGTTTCAGCGCCATGCGCCGCTGGCGATCCGTCTTGACGGCAGCCGCTTCCAGCTGGAGTGGATGTGGCAGATGCTGCGCAACTGCGATATCCGTCACTACCAGGAAAACAAAAGCCGTATGGTGCGTATTGCGGAGTACAGCCGTGACTGCATCAAAGCGCTGCGCGAGCAGACCGGCATCGGTTATGAAGGACGACAGGGCGGCACGCTGCAGCTGTTCCGCACCGCGCAACAGTATGAAAGCGCCAGTAAGGATATCGCCGTACTGAAAGAGGCGGGCGTGCCCTACGAGCTGCTGGAGGCGCAGCAGCTCTCCCGCGTAGAGCCAGCGCTGGCGGCGACCTGTCATAAGCTGACCGGCGGGCTGCGCTTGCCGAACGATGAAACCGGCGACTGCCAGCTGTTTACTCAGCGGCTGGCGGAGATGGCTGCGCAGGCGGGCGTCACTTTCCGCTTCAATACCGCCGTCGATCGGCTGCTGCGCGAGGGCAATCGTATCGCAGGCGTGAAGTGCGGCAATGAAGTGTTGACGGCGGACAGCTATGTGGTCGCTTTTGGTTCCTGGTCCACCGCGCTGTTGAAAGATATCGTGTCAATTCCGGTCTATCCGCTGAAAGGCTACTCGCTGACCATTCCTCTGCGCGATGAGGCGGGCGCGCCGGTCTCTACCGTGCTGGATGAAACCTATAAGGTCGCCATTACCCGTTTCGACCAGCGCATCCGCGTGGGGGGCATGGCGGAAATCGTCGGCTTCAATACCCGGCTGCTGCCGGCGCGGCGCGAAACGCTGGAGATGGTGGTGCGCGATCTCTATCCCAACGGCGGCCATATCGAGCAGGCCAGCTTCTGGACCGGCTTGCGCCCGATGACGCCGGACGGCACGCCGATCGTCGGCGCTACGCCGCTGAAGAATCTTTACTTGAATACCGGTCACGGGACACTCGGTTGGACGATGGCGTGCGGTTCAGGTCAGCTGCTTTCTGATATTATCTCTGGCAAAAAGCCGGCTATCGCCGCAGATGACCTGTCGGTACTGCGTTATCTGCCCGGTTTTTCGCCGGTAACCCACCAGCAGCTGCATAACGCTAACGTTACACGTTAA